A genomic region of Bactrocera dorsalis isolate Fly_Bdor chromosome 3, ASM2337382v1, whole genome shotgun sequence contains the following coding sequences:
- the LOC105229976 gene encoding uncharacterized protein LOC105229976 produces the protein MFGRNNNNHNNNNVHLQIWLLCFIALIINSNTSMALPIRPDSPIQTIIVPYQRHTVSGHPYQYPKLTGEKRQVLVPAVMEVVPRFNLNQGEMAMGSQKGMPVNFVDGAYPVYYMPSNVNGKFNGQISLLEGVVQE, from the exons ATGTTTGGG cgcaacaacaacaatcacaataacaacaacgtacACCTACAAATTTGGCTGCTCTGCTTCATCGCATTAATAATCAACAGCAACACCAGCATGGCGCTGCCCATCAGACCGGACTCACCCATACAGACAATTATAGTGCCCTATCAGCGGCATACCGTTAGCGGTCATCCCTATCAATACCCGAAGTTGACGGGCGAAAAGCGACAGGTGTTGGTGCCCGCTGTGATGGAGGTGGTGCCGCGCTTCAACCTCAATCAAGGTGAAATGGCCATGGGCAGCCAGAAAGGTATGCCCGTAAACTTCGTGGATGGTGCCTACCCAGTCTACTATATGCCGAGCAACGTGAATGGCAAATTTAATGGGCAAATTTCGCTGCTGGAGGGCGTGGTGCAGGAGTAG